ttggatCAAATCCATGAAAGACAAAATGGATTCCATGGCTAGCAATCAAGTTTGGGACCTTGTAGAATTACCCAAAGGAGTTAAACCTATTGGTTGTAAATGGATCTTTAAGACCAAAAGAGACTCCAAAGGTAATGTTAAAAGATACAAGGCTATACTAGTATCTAAGGAATTTACTCAAAGAGAGGGTATTGATTACCATAAGACTTTCTCTCCAGTTTCAAAGAAAGACTCATTTCGAATAATCGTGGCACTAATAGCTCATTTCAACTTAGAGTTACAACAAATGGATGCGAAAACTTCATTCCTCAATGGAAGTCTAGATGAAGAAGTGTACATGGTGCAAACTCAAGGTTTCTCTGTAAGTCAAAGTGATCATCTAGTTTCCAAATTAAGAAAATCAATAGATGGGCTTAAACAAGCGTCATGCTAATGGTATATAAAATTCCATAATGTGATTTCTTCACTTGGTTTCGTAGAAAATATTGTGGATCAATGTATATACCTCAAGGTCGGTGGGACAAAAATAATCTTTCTtatcctatatgttgatgatatttttttgggTAGTAACGATCTGGGACTGTTACATGAAGTTAAACAGTTTCTTTCACAAAACTTTTAAAAGAAGGATATGGGTGAGGCCTGTTATGTTATTGGAATTGAGATTCATAGAGACGGGTCCCAGGAGACATTATGACTATCTCAAAAGGCCCACATAAAAAAAAGTTGTGGGACAGTTCCAAATACAGAATTATGCACCTAGTATATCAATTATTCAAAAGGGAGATAAGTTATGTTCTGTAATGATCTAGAAAGACAAGTGATGGAAACCATTCCATATGCATCGATCGTTGGAAGCTTAGTGTATGACAAGTCTCTACAAGACTTGACATTGCTTTCGCAGTTGGAACGTTGAGAATATTTCAGAGTAACCTTGGTGAAACCAGGGTTTGTAGAATATTACGAAGCAGTTTCACAAGCTATATGGTTACAAAATTTTATCACAGGGATAAGATTGTGGATTCTATTTCTAAGCCGTTAATGTTGTAATGCGATAATTCAGCTGCACGTTTTCTACTCCAACATCAATAAAAGTGGGAGTAAGAATTAGCATATCGATATCAAGTAGCTTTTGTCAGAAAATGTGTCTAGTTAAATCACGTGACTAAGGAGCACATTAACACTGAATTTACAATTGTAGATCCATTGACAAAAGATTATATCCTCAGTTATAGGGATCTAGTTAAGCATATGGGTCTGATCAACCTTTGATGTGTATTATGTATTGTGCGTTTAAACACTTTCTGAATTATGTGACTTGCGGCATTTAGGAATACAATTTCTATATTTTCCATTCAATTTGTATACATAAAGTCTTGGAAATTTAGAAATGTCTTATTGGAGATAACAGTTGGACCTGAATAAGTAATCGGTACTTACTCATAAAGCCATTATGATGGAGctatttgtaaaaaaaaataatgttatCATGATACATGGAAGGAATTTCTCACTAATAGAGTTTTAACCGCCATGATTCGTACACTAGTTTTATTTGCGGGTTCATCCTATTGAGAACTATCACTGGCCATATAAAGAATATTCCAAGTTCACTTGCTTATAAAATGAAGGGAAATGCCTGTTATGAGACAAATTTGTGTCACCTGGGCCAAGTGGGAGAATGTTGGAAAACAGTGGTGTGTCTCCTGTGTCACATCATCATATGAAGCGGTTTCATCTGAACGACATGTCTCTACGCCTAGGTTTGTGTCTTTTCCCTTGAAAATTGGTGTCTTTTGGAATTAGTTCTCATGCATGTTgactcttgatggaagagttattTAAGTAGATACAAAAGGGTCCCTACTCTCACTGAAAAATAATCTCTACATTCTGTACCATCAAACAGAGAGATACAAGGAAAAGTAAGAGAGTAGACAGATCCTGTAGTAATTACTGTTACTTCGTTTTTGTGTGCTCTACTGATCATGGAAGCGACTGAAATTCGTTCTTCTTTGGGTCTTCTATATTGGTTCTTTCAATCATTAAAATAAAATCAACGATGACCAGAGatattgatccatcttatttccaCATAAAGATCGAATTCTAACAGAGTTACCATGATATTGGGAGATTTTATTTGAAACTTTTTGTGAAGATACTGATAACATCAATCATCGTGATAGAGACAAAAGGTCGCTTACTGTTATTAAGTACATTTACTAACATCAAATGTAGAATATAAGTATTCTCTACgtatgttttcatctttattcaTTAAATATTTTGGGACAAGAACTCTACCGGAAGCTTGAGACGACTTTTGTTGTGAGCCATTGTCGCTCAACGACCTTCTCTTCGCCGCCCAACTAAATCTGTGTCCGGTGGCCCAGGTTATCTCGCGTGACACCTCCTACAGTTCAATTTACAAACATTTATTTTTGTTGGCTTGGTTACCCATttctcttgttttctttttttgttttgtttgtttagcTGATAGCCCATATAGGGCTATTAGGTTTGCGCATCCAATTCAATCCATTTTTGTTGTTTGTTCGTTTCATTCCATGGTGTGCGCAAAATCCAGAGGAATTGCCCTAGACTCTAGAGGATAAAAATGTAATTTCGACGTGTCATTATCCCAACTAGTGCCCGCTAATAAGAAAGTCGAGGAAAAAAAAATACTGGTAAcagaatcctcttcttcttcttcagtgagtcaattttgaaaccctaaatcccAACTCCAACCATCAATTTCTCCCATTCTACAATACATCTGTAAGTCTTCAAACCcattagaattgattcattctgTGATCTCTACATAGTTTTAACTGGATTGATTGATTTATTTGAGTTTTCTCTATAAAACTTAgaagatttcttcttctaatcttTGTTGGATATTCTTGATTTTGTTGCCAATAACcttgaatatttactttacttaaatAGTTATGAATTATATGTAGCATTTTATCCAATTTTCATTAAAGTTGATCAAATTACAGTGATTTTTTCATGCTGAAGATTTGACCCAGCAGTAAGTATGTTTCAAAGAGTTTAATTTTAGATGTGGggtttgatatatctttttatggtTCTCATTAATTTGTTCTAGGAGAGTATTAGGCATTGATAGTTCCGATATTGTTACAATCCATATGGTTTAATGACAGAACTAGTGTATTCTTTAGCTGTGCAATGTTAGTACCTAGTAATAAGTTTTCCTTGGATTTTGTGGAGTGGTGGAACTTGGATTGCAATACGCGTAGGAAGCCAATGTAGAAAACTTTTCGAAGTTGTGGATAGTTGATATAAGAATCTTGCTAGTTACCTTAACACAATGTAGTGTATCACAAAAGTGTTTAAATCTTGACTTTAGAAATATTTCTTCAGAATTAGAAAGTCGGACAAACTCTCTTCATAAGATTTGAGTCTGCTTTTCTCGAGGCCAAATGGTTCTTTCCTTAGTTTGTTTGTATTTCAGGAGTTTCATTGAGTGATGATTATGTCTTTTGAAAAAGATGACTGTAATATGTTTATGTCATATACCTAGTCTATTCATTATACAGATCCTCTAATCTATAGTGGTTTTCAGTCTTTGTTGAATTTATGGATAAGAGTTCGCTCGCTGGACCTCCACAACAAATGAATCTTTCAATTGTTGCCTACTGTTCTAAGACATGTTGCATTTGTATGAGTAACCATGTTGGATACTTCGCAAAGTattttgtttatattgttagaaaTCAAGCTTGATTAACTTTTGCTAAAGATTTTCCGTGAATATTGAACCATTACAGCTTGATCATTTTGCAGGTATAAGCAGTCGAAAGTGATTTACATGTTATACGAGTAGACGGATCTGCTCATGTTTAACAAGTGGAACATTTGTTCACCTGTATGCATCTCTTTCAGGATTAGTTTTTAGTTTATTCATGGGTACCCCATCCGGGAAAAATATAAGTATGACAGGATCAAGTGACCAGGATGGGAGTACTGTTAATGATGCCCCTTTGTGGAGACATGTGGTGAAGTTAGATAAATCTCCTGGTGGAGGAGGGAATAGATCTTTCAGATGCAACTTCTGCAATATTGTATATAATGGGTCATACTCGAGAGTGAAGGCGCATTTACTTAAGGTTAAAGGGCAAGGGATCAGAATCTGTCCAAAAGTTGATTATGAGTCGCTTAAAAGTTTGCACAAGGAGCACGCAAGCTCAGATCAAAAGAAACTTGTCTCTACAAGCACTTCCAGTATATATGAATCTCCGTTGCCTATATCAAGTCATTTTATGCAAGTGAAAAAGAGAAAGACGGAAGATGAAGAAATTTCTCCTACGATATTTGATTCTGCCGGTAGAGATGAATTAGATAAGAAAGCTGCTAAGTTGTTCTACTCTAGTGCCCTGCCATTTAACTTAGCCAGATCACCTTATTGGAGAGACTTTGTTGCATCTGTTGCTAACAGCAATTGCAAAGGCTATTCCCCTCCAAGTTACGATCAATTGCGGTTTAATCTACTGAAAGATGAAAAGACACGCATAGAAAGAATGCTCGACAAGGTAAAATCATCTTGGGACCAGACAGGGGTTTCTATTTTGTGTGATGGCTGGACAGATCGAAATCAGGGATCCCTTGTTAATTTTATGGCAGTATCTTCGAATGGGCAGTTCTTTTTGAAGGCCGTCGATGCTTCCGGAAAGGGGGAGGACTCAAAGTTTTTGTCTCAGCTCTTAGCGGAGGTGATAAATCAGGTTGGTCCTAGTAGAGTTGTTCAGATTATAACCGACAATGCCTCTGTTTGTAAAGCAGCATCTTTAAGTCTAGAGGCAATGTATCCTCATGTTTTTTGGACTCCTTGTGTAGTTCATACTCTGAATCTTGGACTTAAAAATATATGTAACCCTGAATACAGCATAGGAAACACCAAAAGATATGAAGTGCTTAAGTGGATCCCTGATATTGAGAGcgatcttgagaatattcgagATTTTATAGTTAGCAACGAATATTCTTCATCATTTTACAACAAGTATGGTCAGCTGAGGTTGTTAAAGGTTCCTGAAACAAGGTTTGCTACAACAATTGTGTTAGCGAAGAGGGTTAAGGAGGTCAAGGATGCCTTAATGAAATTGGTATATGATATTGATTGGGAAATTTACAGTACTAGCGACAAGGAAAAAGCTCAAATTTTCTCTACTAGGATAAAAGACGACTCATGGTGGGGAAAAGTCGATTATCTTATAGAGTTTACAGAACCAATAGTTAATATGATGGTGATTGCAGATACAAATGAAGCCATTCTACACAGAGTTTGGGAAATGTGGGGACTTATGTTGGAACAAATACAATCCATAATTTTCAGGAATGAGAAAAAGGATACTCTTGTTGATAACTCTGACTTTTGTAACACAGTTCAGTCTGTTTTGGTTGAGAGATGGGATAAAAATGATACCGCTTTGCTATGCTTGGCGTACTCACTTAACCCAAAATATTACAGCCATGCATGGCTTAAAGGTGAGTGGGGCACACGTCAATGCTTAGCACCCCATCAGGATCCAGAAATAGCTGATAAGAGGATACTTTGTTTCAGGCGACTTTATGATAATCCTTACCTACTGAGACAAATCCAGAATGAATATGGAAAATTTGCGACGGGATCTGCACCTTTTGATCAGATGGAAGCTTTGCAATTAAGAGATGATATTGATCCAATATCATGGTGGGCTAACTTTGGATCTGGTACACCTCTCCTACAATCCCTTGCATTAAGGCTTCTTTCACAGCCAGCTTCATCCTCATGCTGCGGAAGAAATTGGAAGACATACTCAATGATTTACGATATTAAGAGTAAATCTGCTTCAGCTCGGTCTGAAGATCTAGTGTATGTTCACTCAAACCTGAGGCTCATGTCCCATAGGACAGAAGATTATACGTAAGTTTAGTGATCTCTCTCTCTCCATGTCAGTTGAATTCATGAATTTCTTTTGATATTGTTTTCAATATTAACCTATCCAAACATAGGAAGTTAAAGATACTGACTGCTTTTTGTATGGAATTATAGCAAAGGACCGACGAAGTTTTGGGACATAGTGGGGGAGGACAGTGATCTAGAAGGGCAGCCAGAACTTGATTTGGCCAATTTGTCTCTAGATGACCCGGTTCTGGAGCCAATGATgtttgatgaggaagaagataatggGATGGAAATGTTGAATCCAATTGGGACATCGGGTTCATTTGTTGCAGGAGATGAAGAAACAGATTAATGATGGACGCTTAGAAATTTGAACATCTaaatacatatgtttttccaGCTTGCAATATACTTATATGATTTTTGTACTATGCTGCAACAAGCGCTGTTACTAACTGTATAAAAATGACCACGATGAAAGATCTGCAAGGGTTTAATAATTTATACAAGATCATCCTCAGGGTTTGAAGTTcaattctttctctttttttctttttgtagcgaCTCAAACTGAAGTATTGCAGGAAATCTTAGTCATGCTGTGTTCAGAGAATCAAATTTTCAGCGTTGGTTGGAGCTAAATCACTTACACGGGAACTTTTTCA
This genomic stretch from Papaver somniferum cultivar HN1 chromosome 5, ASM357369v1, whole genome shotgun sequence harbors:
- the LOC113283977 gene encoding uncharacterized protein LOC113283977; the protein is MGTPSGKNISMTGSSDQDGSTVNDAPLWRHVVKLDKSPGGGGNRSFRCNFCNIVYNGSYSRVKAHLLKVKGQGIRICPKVDYESLKSLHKEHASSDQKKLVSTSTSSIYESPLPISSHFMQVKKRKTEDEEISPTIFDSAGRDELDKKAAKLFYSSALPFNLARSPYWRDFVASVANSNCKGYSPPSYDQLRFNLLKDEKTRIERMLDKVKSSWDQTGVSILCDGWTDRNQGSLVNFMAVSSNGQFFLKAVDASGKGEDSKFLSQLLAEVINQVGPSRVVQIITDNASVCKAASLSLEAMYPHVFWTPCVVHTLNLGLKNICNPEYSIGNTKRYEVLKWIPDIESDLENIRDFIVSNEYSSSFYNKYGQLRLLKVPETRFATTIVLAKRVKEVKDALMKLVYDIDWEIYSTSDKEKAQIFSTRIKDDSWWGKVDYLIEFTEPIVNMMVIADTNEAILHRVWEMWGLMLEQIQSIIFRNEKKDTLVDNSDFCNTVQSVLVERWDKNDTALLCLAYSLNPKYYSHAWLKGEWGTRQCLAPHQDPEIADKRILCFRRLYDNPYLLRQIQNEYGKFATGSAPFDQMEALQLRDDIDPISWWANFGSGTPLLQSLALRLLSQPASSSCCGRNWKTYSMIYDIKSKSASARSEDLVYVHSNLRLMSHRTEDYTKGPTKFWDIVGEDSDLEGQPELDLANLSLDDPVLEPMMFDEEEDNGMEMLNPIGTSGSFVAGDEETD